The bacterium genome window below encodes:
- a CDS encoding diaminopimelate decarboxylase, protein MEKLPFERPLIQKINAGLPSKFGIKSRVEPITHIDGIPVKTLIEEFGSPVYVFSESTIRKTYKEAYRAFASRYPKVQFAWSYKTNYLNAVCKVFHQEGSWAEVVSGFEYDKAIANGVPGNNIIFNGPYKTTEDLAKAINNGSLIHIDHFDELYDIIALADKLEKKPKVAIRVNMDTGIYPQWDRFGFNYENGEAWDALNRIMVSKKIELLGLHTHIGTYMMSTDAYRIAASKLADLAIGIERKHKHTIKYIDLGGGFASKNTLKGAYYPGSDTAPSFDEFAEAITSAFMKSEIKPDNLPLLILETGRALIDDAGYILGTVVANKRLADGRRATIIDAGVNFLFTSFWYEHDIRPAQPTSDQSEDTTIYGPLCMNIDVIRGSVLFPLLKKGDHYIIRRIGAYNNTQWLQFITLRPNVVMIDTKGNPHVIKNNETLESMNMLEQFPEHLKKLSL, encoded by the coding sequence ATGGAAAAACTTCCGTTTGAACGGCCGCTAATTCAGAAAATAAACGCGGGATTACCAAGTAAATTCGGCATCAAAAGCCGTGTAGAACCGATCACACACATTGATGGTATTCCTGTAAAGACGCTGATTGAAGAATTTGGGTCACCGGTTTATGTTTTTTCTGAATCAACTATTCGAAAAACCTATAAAGAAGCTTACAGGGCATTCGCGTCACGTTATCCGAAAGTTCAATTTGCATGGTCGTACAAGACGAACTACCTGAATGCGGTCTGCAAGGTATTCCATCAGGAAGGATCGTGGGCTGAAGTGGTCTCCGGTTTTGAATACGACAAAGCCATTGCGAACGGAGTTCCTGGAAACAACATAATTTTTAACGGGCCCTATAAAACAACTGAGGATCTGGCTAAAGCTATTAACAATGGATCGCTTATACATATCGATCATTTCGATGAGCTGTATGACATAATCGCACTGGCAGATAAATTAGAAAAGAAGCCTAAAGTTGCCATTCGTGTAAATATGGATACCGGCATTTATCCACAATGGGATCGCTTTGGTTTTAATTATGAAAACGGCGAGGCATGGGATGCGTTAAACCGAATTATGGTTAGTAAAAAAATCGAACTGCTTGGTTTGCATACCCACATTGGAACCTATATGATGAGTACCGATGCTTATCGCATCGCTGCATCCAAACTGGCTGATTTGGCTATCGGGATTGAACGAAAGCATAAACACACAATCAAGTACATTGATTTGGGCGGGGGATTTGCATCGAAAAATACACTGAAAGGAGCCTATTACCCCGGAAGCGATACTGCGCCCTCATTCGACGAATTTGCCGAAGCCATTACATCGGCCTTCATGAAATCGGAAATTAAGCCCGATAACCTGCCGCTGCTAATACTGGAAACGGGACGGGCGCTTATCGACGATGCCGGCTATATTCTGGGTACCGTAGTTGCCAATAAGCGGCTTGCTGATGGCCGGCGCGCAACAATAATTGATGCAGGAGTAAACTTTTTATTCACTTCATTTTGGTACGAACATGATATACGTCCGGCGCAACCCACTTCCGATCAGTCTGAAGATACAACTATATACGGACCCCTTTGTATGAATATTGACGTAATTCGCGGCAGCGTACTTTTCCCTTTGCTCAAAAAAGGTGATCATTATATTATCAGGCGCATAGGGGCTTATAACAATACCCAATGGCTGCAATTTATTACGCTAAGACCCAATGTTGTAATGATTGATACCAAAGGAAATCCGCATGTTATCAAAAACAATGAAACCCTTGAAAGCATGAACATGTTGGAACAATTTCCGGAACATTTAAAAAAACTTAGCCTGTAA
- a CDS encoding ATP-grasp domain-containing protein yields the protein MNKTKITIAVSGLNNIDSPGPGIPVIRSIRESFSLESRIIGLAYENLEPGAYMHDLVDKTYKVPYPSDGIEAVIERIGHIQAIEKVDVLIPNFDSELHAFMKSAPKLKSIGISTFLPTRKQFEERQKSNLPEFGRKYDVKVPFSKAITSPVDINDLTEDFDYPVVVKGKFYDAYIAYNAEQGKMYFDKISAKWGLPIIVQQFVKGTEVNVVALGDGKGNTVGAVPMRKQYITDKGKAWGGITLDDKSMLDLTHRIIGATQWRGGMELELIRTLKNELYLIEINPRLPAWVYLATGAGQNLPEALVNLALGNEVKPYTGYDIGKMFIRYSYDMICNLDEFEQLSTKGEL from the coding sequence CGCTGTTTCGGGCTTGAATAATATTGACAGTCCGGGTCCAGGCATTCCTGTGATTCGCAGCATTCGCGAATCATTTTCTTTAGAGTCGCGAATTATTGGTTTAGCCTACGAGAATCTTGAGCCCGGTGCGTATATGCACGATTTGGTAGATAAAACCTATAAGGTTCCATACCCTTCGGATGGCATAGAAGCCGTAATCGAACGAATAGGGCACATACAGGCGATTGAAAAGGTTGATGTTCTAATACCGAATTTTGATTCAGAGCTTCATGCGTTTATGAAATCAGCTCCCAAACTAAAATCAATAGGAATCAGCACTTTTCTGCCAACTCGCAAGCAATTTGAGGAACGGCAAAAAAGTAACCTGCCTGAATTTGGCAGGAAATACGATGTAAAGGTACCTTTCAGCAAAGCCATTACCAGCCCAGTTGACATCAATGATCTCACGGAAGATTTTGACTACCCTGTTGTAGTCAAGGGCAAATTTTACGATGCGTATATTGCCTATAATGCAGAACAGGGGAAAATGTATTTTGACAAAATATCCGCCAAATGGGGCTTGCCCATAATTGTTCAGCAATTTGTAAAAGGCACTGAAGTAAATGTCGTGGCTTTGGGCGATGGTAAAGGAAACACTGTTGGTGCGGTGCCTATGCGGAAGCAGTATATCACCGATAAAGGGAAAGCATGGGGCGGCATTACACTCGACGATAAGAGCATGCTTGATCTGACGCATAGGATTATCGGCGCAACACAGTGGCGGGGCGGTATGGAACTGGAATTGATCAGAACATTGAAAAACGAACTATATCTTATCGAGATAAACCCTCGCTTGCCTGCATGGGTTTATCTCGCAACAGGAGCCGGACAAAATTTGCCTGAAGCATTGGTTAATCTAGCTCTTGGCAATGAAGTAAAACCTTATACTGGCTACGATATCGGCAAAATGTTCATTCGCTATTCGTACGATATGATTTGTAATCTCGATGAATTTGAACAATTATCAACAAAAGGGGAGTTGTAA